The genomic window AAAACAAGCCTGACGTCGGCGCGACCATCGCGCGCCGCTGGTATGAGGCGGACAATGTTCAAGCCATCTTCGATATTCCCGTATCGTCGGTCGGCCTGGCGGTTCAGAACGTTGCGCGCAATTTGAAGCGCATCGTGGCATTCTCGGGCTCGACCAGTTCGGAACTGATCGGCAAGGCCTGTTCGCCGACCGGCTTCCAGTGGACGTTCAACACAGTATCGGCAGCCAAGGGCACGGCCTCCGCCATCCTCAAAGATGGCGGTGACACCTGGTTCTTCGTCTCGACCGACTACGCCTTCGGACACGCGCTGGAGCGCGACGCTTCCGCCGTGGTCGAAGAGCACAAAGGCAAGGTCCTGGGGACGGTCCGTCACCCTCTCGGCACCACGGATTTTGCGTCCTATCTCCTGGCCGCGCAGGCTTCAAAAGCCAAGGTGATCGCGTTGGCTTCGTCAGGATCTGACCTGATCAACGTGATCAAGCAGGCGGATGAATTTGGAATTTCCGCCGGAGGGCAGAAGGTCGCAGCTCTTCAGACTTTCATCACGGATACGCACAGCCTTGGTCTGGAGAAAGCGAAGGGATTGTTGCTGACTTCGGCGTTTTACTGGGATCTGGATGATGCGACGCGCGCATGGTCTCGCCGCTTCGCCGAGCGCAACAAGGGACGCATGCCGACCATGGTTCAGGCGGGCGTTTATAGTGCCGTCGCGCATTACATCAAATCCGTCGCCAAGGCCGGAACTGATGACGGCGTGACCGTCGCAAAGATGATGCACGAAATTCCCGTCAATGATTTCATGACGCACAATGCGCGTGTCCGTAACGACGGCTGGGTGCTTCGTGATCTCTACCTGTTTCAGGTCAAGAGTCCTGCGGAGTCCAAGGCGCCGTGGGATTACTATCGTTTGATCCGGCCTATTCCTGCAGCAGATGCCGCGCCGCCCGAAACTACGGGCTGCAAGGGAGCGCAGTGATCAGTCCTTGAGAACTGTTTAAGAAAAGCCTGCCATCCGGAGGAGATGGCAGGATTTTTTACTTTGCGATCAATGGAGAATGGAATCCAACTTCTGATTTGCTAAAGAGCGCTGCTTATTTTTCTTTGAAAATTTACTCTACTTCTCAACCCCGGTTTAGGCCAACGCGCGTAGTCTCGGTCGGCTTTGTGGCGTGGGGTTGTCATGGGACCATCAACAGGTATCGCGCAAATGTTCGCCGCATTGAATGCGACGAATGAGGCGATTCTTCGTACAACCTCGCAGGATGATCTCTATCAACGGGTCTGCGACGCCGCTGTCCACGAAGGACGATTTGTTCTTGCGGGCGCGCTTCTGGCGAACGGAGAAAGGCTCGAGCTCATCGCTGGAACAGGTGGTGACGAACTCATCGCGTTGCGAGACTGCGTGATTTCGACAAGGGACGACGCGGTCGAGGGGCGCGGCCTCGCCGGAACGGCATTCCGCACGGGCCGATCAAGTGTCACAAGCGATTACCAGAACGATGAGCGGCTGAAGCCGTGGCTCGAAAAGGGGAAATATCTCGACATCAAGGCCGCAGTTGCTGTGCCCATTCTCAAGGATGGGGCGAGCATTGGTGTCTTCCTATTTTATCTCAGCGAAGTAAACACGTTGAATCGTCAGATTGTCGCGTTGATGGAGCGCATGGTCGAAAACGTGTCCTTTGCGTTGGGCAATTTTGAACGCGAACGGCAGCGCGAGCGGCTTGCACTGATGTTCAGTGCGCTGAGTGCGACCAATGAGGCGATCCTGCGCTCGCGGTCTGCGAAGGAGATGTTCCAGCAAGTCTGCGATGCGGTCGCCGGTCCGGGCAAGACCGTTGGCGTGGGTGTCTTTCTCAAGCCGCCCGCCTCGTCGTGGTTCAGATTGGAAACAGCTTCCAGCAGCGTCATGGGACACCTCAGCCAGATACGGGTTTGCTGTGATCCTGATCTTCCAGAGGGGCAGGGGCCGACCGGAATAGCTTTCCGGACAGGCCTTCCTAGCATCAGGGCTGATATTACCGAAGGCCAGAGCGTCGGCCACTGGAGTTCATTGGCACGTAAAGCCCGAGTCCATGCCGTCGCAGCGTTTCCTCTGCGGAACGGGAATAACATCGTTGGCGTGATGTCCTTCTATTTTCATCACGATACCGCGCCATTAGACGATGAAATGGTCGATCTGCTGAAACGGATTGCCGCGAACGTTTCCTTCGCACTCGAGAACTTCGACATTGCAGAGGAAAAGATGCGCGCGGAGCAGCGCATCAAGTATCTTGCGTCTTTCGATACGCTGACCGGCCTCCCCAATCGCGTCACATTCAATGACGGCCTGAGGTCCGCAATTCAGGTAGCAAAGGCACGGAACGAGAAGTTGGCGATCCTGTTTGTCGATCTCGACCGGTTCAAGGTGATCAACGACTCCCTGGGGCACGCCGCCGGCGATGCTCTGTTAATCGAGATCGCAGATCGTCTGTCGGCGATCTCGCAGGTCAACAATCGGATTGCACGGCTCGGCGGCGATGAGTTCGTCATCACGCTGGAGGGCGTTGCCGACAGAGAGCACGCTTTACTGGTTGCACAGCTGGTTCTGGGCTGCTTCCACCATCCATTTTATCTGAGCGGGCAGGAATGCCGTGTCACGTCCAGCATTGGCATTGCCTTGTATCCGGAAGATGGCAATGACGGAGAAGCGTTGATCCGCAATGCGGATATCGCAATGTACCGTGCCAAGGAGGCTGGAAAGAACTGCATTCAGTTCTTTGATCAGGCGATGGATGTCCGATCCATTGAGCACCTTGCGCTGGAATCTTTCTTGAGCCACGCGCTGGAGCGTCAGGAGCTCAGTCTGCATTATCAGCCCAAGCGCAATGTGTTCACGCAAAAGATTACGGGCGTTGAAGCGCTGTTGCGCTGGAATCATCCGACGCGGGGGCCGATCTCGCCGGCTGAATTCATTCCGCTTGCCGAAGAAACTGGCCTGATTGTTCCTATCGGCATCTGGGCGCTCCGAAAAGCATGTGCGCAGAGCATTGCGTGGCAGCGGGAAGGGCTTCCGCCAATCCCGGTGGCCGTCAATCTTTCGCCGCGTCAGTTCGCGGACGAAAACCTGCTGAAGGATATCGACGATGCGCTCGCCGACAGTGGGCTGGCCTCGGAATATCTGCAGATCGAAATCACCGAAAGTATGGTGATGCATAACGTCGTCAAAGCAAGTGCGACGCTGTCCGAGATCCGCAAGCGCGGGATCACGATTGCCATCGACGATTTCGGCACCGGCTATTCGTCGATGTCCCTGATGAAGAAGTTTCCCATCGATACACTCAAGATCGATCGTTCCTTCGTCCGCGATATCCCGCACGACGAAGAAGACAAGGCGATCACGAAGGCCATCATCGGGATGGGGAAGGCGTTGGGCCTGAAGCTCGTGG from Nitrobacteraceae bacterium AZCC 1564 includes these protein-coding regions:
- a CDS encoding branched-chain amino acid transport system substrate-binding protein (product_source=KO:K01999; cath_funfam=3.40.50.2300; cleavage_site_network=SignalP-noTM; cog=COG0683; ko=KO:K01999; pfam=PF13458; superfamily=53822), translating into MKKSIRASLLTISLLMGSTGLAMSAEPLKIGVMNDQAGIFADLAGPGSVIAAQMAVEDAGGEVLGREIEVLVADHQNKPDVGATIARRWYEADNVQAIFDIPVSSVGLAVQNVARNLKRIVAFSGSTSSELIGKACSPTGFQWTFNTVSAAKGTASAILKDGGDTWFFVSTDYAFGHALERDASAVVEEHKGKVLGTVRHPLGTTDFASYLLAAQASKAKVIALASSGSDLINVIKQADEFGISAGGQKVAALQTFITDTHSLGLEKAKGLLLTSAFYWDLDDATRAWSRRFAERNKGRMPTMVQAGVYSAVAHYIKSVAKAGTDDGVTVAKMMHEIPVNDFMTHNARVRNDGWVLRDLYLFQVKSPAESKAPWDYYRLIRPIPAADAAPPETTGCKGAQ
- a CDS encoding diguanylate cyclase (GGDEF)-like protein (product_source=TIGR00254; cath_funfam=3.20.20.450,3.30.450.40,3.30.70.270; cog=COG5001; pfam=PF00563,PF00990,PF13185; smart=SM00052,SM00065,SM00267; superfamily=141868,55073,55781; tigrfam=TIGR00254) → MGPSTGIAQMFAALNATNEAILRTTSQDDLYQRVCDAAVHEGRFVLAGALLANGERLELIAGTGGDELIALRDCVISTRDDAVEGRGLAGTAFRTGRSSVTSDYQNDERLKPWLEKGKYLDIKAAVAVPILKDGASIGVFLFYLSEVNTLNRQIVALMERMVENVSFALGNFERERQRERLALMFSALSATNEAILRSRSAKEMFQQVCDAVAGPGKTVGVGVFLKPPASSWFRLETASSSVMGHLSQIRVCCDPDLPEGQGPTGIAFRTGLPSIRADITEGQSVGHWSSLARKARVHAVAAFPLRNGNNIVGVMSFYFHHDTAPLDDEMVDLLKRIAANVSFALENFDIAEEKMRAEQRIKYLASFDTLTGLPNRVTFNDGLRSAIQVAKARNEKLAILFVDLDRFKVINDSLGHAAGDALLIEIADRLSAISQVNNRIARLGGDEFVITLEGVADREHALLVAQLVLGCFHHPFYLSGQECRVTSSIGIALYPEDGNDGEALIRNADIAMYRAKEAGKNCIQFFDQAMDVRSIEHLALESFLSHALERQELSLHYQPKRNVFTQKITGVEALLRWNHPTRGPISPAEFIPLAEETGLIVPIGIWALRKACAQSIAWQREGLPPIPVAVNLSPRQFADENLLKDIDDALADSGLASEYLQIEITESMVMHNVVKASATLSEIRKRGITIAIDDFGTGYSSMSLMKKFPIDTLKIDRSFVRDIPHDEEDKAITKAIIGMGKALGLKLVAEGVETAAQERFLMAHGCDEIQGYLLSKPVPPEALVELFADWTADAPSLEPDLEPSKKPLFFRASA